From the genome of Nocardia mangyaensis:
TGAGCGCGTTGACCGCGTCGACCAGCCACTGGGTGAGCGTGCCGAACTCGGCGGTGCAGGTGCCGATCCTGGCGTAGACGGCGGCCGTCGGTGCCGCGGCGAGGTCGCGGGCCAGCGCGCGGATGGTCGCCGCGGGGATCCCGGTGCGCGCGACCACCGCGTCCGGCGGGAAATCCTGGGCTGCCGCGCGGAGCTCGTCGAGGCCCTCGACCTCGACGCGAACGTCGACCAGCTCCTCGGCGAACAAGACGTGCACCACCGCGAACAGCAGATACGCGTCGGCGCCCGGCCTGATGAACAGGTGCTCGTCGGCGACCGCCGCCGTCCGCGTCGCCCTCGGATCGACGACGACCAATCGCCCGCCGCGCGCCCGCAGCGCCTTCAACCGGCCGGGGAAGTCCGGCGCGGTGCACAGCGAACCGTTGGATTCGAGCGGATTGGCCCCCAGCATCAGCAGGTAGTCGGTGCGATCGAGGTCCGGCACCGGCACGGTCAGCGGATCACCGAACATCAGTCCGGCGGCGACCTGCTTGGGCATCTGATCGGCGGTGCTCGCGGTGTAGATGTGCCGGGTGCTCAGCGCGCGGATCAGGGCGGGCAGATGGAGCGCCCCGGCGACGGTGTGCGCATTGGGATTGCCGAGGTAGATCCCGGTCGAACCGCTGCCGTGCGCGGCGACGACCTCGGCGAAGCGGGCCGCGATCAGGTCGAACGCCTCGTCCCAGCCCGCGGCGCGGAAACCGGCGCCGTCGCGGATCAGCGGGGTGGCGACCAGGTCGGGGTCGTCGTCGAGCTTGCCGAAGCTGGCGCCCTTCGGGCACAGGAAGCCCTTGCTGAACGGATCTTCCCGATCGCCGCGCACCGAGAGCACGCGATCGGTGTCGTCGAGGGTCAGGGTGAGACCGCAGACGGCCTCACACAGTGGGCAGGTGCGCAGCAGTGTTCGCGGAGCCATGATTCATGCTTACGCCGCGCACCCCCGTCCCGTTCGGAAACGCCGAAAACCCGCGATCGCGACGTCGGGGAAACGTCGCGATCGCGGGTTCGGTGGTTTCGGGTGCCTAGCAGGCCACGGTCAGCGCGGTGCGCTTGGTGCTGGCCGCGTTGGTGCGGGCCGCGGCCGCGCGCACGGCCGCGCCGAGCGCGACGACCGGCGGGATCCAGCGCGCCTCGGTGGGCGCGACGCTCCAGGCGGCCGAACCGGCGGCCAGCAGGGTCGGCGGCAGCGGGATGCTCGCGCCGTCGGTGTGCACGATGACACCGGCCTCGCGCATCGCCTCGATCGCCATGGTGGCCTTGCGGACACCGGTGACCAGGTGGATCTCGCGACGCTCCTGGCCCGGGATCTCGATCACGGGACCGGAGAGATTGTTGGCGCGCAGGAAGCGGCGGACCGCGGCGGCCATGTCACCGGTGACCTCGATGGCGCTGAGGTCTTCGTCGGTGATCAGGCACAGGCCGTTGGCCGTTTCGGCAACCGTCCAACCAAGCGCGGCGTACTCCTGCGCGGCGGCACCCTTGTCGGTGCCCATGGTGGTGGTCGGAAACGTCGTGCGCACTGTGTTCTCCATTCCCCGAATGCTGTCGTTCCTGCGTTCATGGGTCGTATCGGCTCGGGGTGGCCGCGGTGTTACGCCGTTACCGAAAAATGTCCGAGACTGTCGGGTTCGTCTCAGTTTCGCAACCTTCGCTATCGCAGGGTGGGTTCGATCCGGGTTGGCGTAGGGGCCGAAACGGGGCAGGATTCGGGCTATGACCGAAGTGCCGGGCACCACCCCGTCGTCCGAGGAGGATAGCGAGGAGTTCGAAGCCGAATCACGCTGGCTCTCTTGGAAAGAGACCGATGTGAAGCGTTCGGCGGCCAAGTCCGACCGCGCCGGTGCCGACAGCGACGTTCCGGAGGAAACAGACATACCACGCGATGCGGGCTTCGATGACCCGTTTCGCAGCACCGGTACCGCCAAGGAGTGGGCCGCCGAGGCGGCACGCTCGCTGCTCGACGTGCAGTTCCGCAGGCCGGCGACCAGGACGTTGCTCCCACTGGCCTACATCCTCGGCGTCGTGTCCTTCGGCATCGGCCTGCCGATCGCGCTGACGGTGCTGATGTGGAAGGCATCGGCTCTGCTCGGCATCCTCGCCGCGCTGGTCGCGGTGCCGCTGGGTCTCACCATCGCCGCCTCGGTCCGCCTGATGCTCGAATTCGCCGACAACGCCGCCCGGCTCGCGGGCCGGGTCGAGCACATCAGTGAGCTGGCCGACGGCCTGTTCCAAGCCCTGTCCGATGTCGCCGAGCCGGTGAACCAGCTCTCCGAAGACGTTCGGGCCGTTCAGTTCTGGCGATTCCGGAAGAAGAAGTAGTCCTGCGCGATGTCCGATTCATTGTGAAACAATCCGTCCGCAGATCTGATGATGCGTCAGCTGCGTACGGCGGTCTCCGGATGAGATGGGGGAGACCGGATTTGGATACAGGGGGGAAGTATGGCTTCACCACAGGGCGTCACGGGTTCGACGATGCCGCGCAGGCAGTTGGGCAGGCACTTACGTGACCTGCGCAATCGTGCGCGGATGACGACACGGACCGCTGCGGCGCAACTGGAATGGTCGGAAGCGAAGATCTGGCGGATAGAGACGGGGCAGACCTCGTTGCGCAGCCTCGACGTGGAAGCCATGTGCAAGGTGTATGGCGCACCGGCCGATCTGGTCGAACCGCTGGCGGCCTTGGCCCGGGAGACCAAGGCGCGGGGCTGGTGGACGGGCTACGGCGATGTGATCGCGGAGGGATTCGAGGTCTACATCGGCCTGGAGGAGGCCGCGACGGGCCTGTCGCTCTACGAGGACGGCCTGATCCCCGTGCTGCTGCAGACCGAGGACTACGCCACGGCGCTGCTCGAACAGACCGTCCCCGGTCTGACCGAGGCCGAACTCGAGCGCAGACTGCGGGTGTTGCGGGCGCGACAGGCGCTGCTCACCCGCGCCGAGTCGCCGTTGCGCGTGCACGTCGTCCTGGCTGAGGCGGTGCTGACCAGGCGAATCGGTGACCACAAGGTGGTCGCCGCCCAGCGCGCGCGGTTGCGCGAGCTGGCCGAGTCGGACACGGTGCGGATCCAGGTGGTCCCCGCGGACACCGGCTACCACGCGGGGCTGGAATCGGGCCGGTTCGTGATCCTCGACTTCGGGGTCGACGACTCGGTGGACAGGCCGGAGCCGCCGGTGGTCTACGTCGAGACCTTCGCCGGTTCGGCCTACCTGGACAAGCCCAACGACCACGACCGCTTCCGCGACGCCTTCGCCGACATCGTCGCGGCGGCGTCGGGCGAGGTGTAGTCGCTCACCAGGAGCCGGCGAGCACCGAACGGTGGGTGGGCAGGGCGTGATCGTAGAGCGCCCTGCCCTTGTCGGTCAGGTGGACGAAGATCGCGCGGCGGTCGTCGGCGCACATCGTGCGTTCGACCAGTCCGTCGCGTTCGAGCCGGGCCACGGCGCGCGAGAGCGCGCTCTGGCTCAGGTAGATGTCGCCGGCCAGCTCGGTCATCCGGTACTTCTGGCAGGCGGCCTCGACCAGGCGATCGAGTGTCTCGAATTCGCTGAGCCCGATGCCGTGTCGTTGTTGGAGCGCCTTTTCCAGCGCGCAGCTCACGGCGGCATGCCGATCGAGCAGTGCGCGCCATTGACCGACCAGCTCGGAAGGCGCCTCGTTGCGCCGAGCTGATGTGGTGGCCGGGTTCGACATGCGGCCATCTTAGTGTCCCCAGCCTGTCCATGCAACGGCATTTTATGTGTTGGCAATTAATGCGTGCGCATGTAATGTCCTCGACCATGACTTCGCCAGCAACGCTGTCGGCCGCCGATCAGGCAGCCGATCCGACCAGGTGGCCCGCCCGGCTCTGGGCCATGCTGATCACCCTGTGCATCGTTCTGTTCCTCGACGGTCTCGACGTCTCGATGATCGGTGTCGCGCTACCGTCCATCGGCGCCGAACTCGATCTGTCCACCTCCACCCTGCAGTGGCTCATCGGCGGCTACGTCCTCGGTTACGGCGGCCTGCTGCTGCTGGGCGGGCGCACCGCCGACCTGCTCGGACGCCGCAAGGTCTTCCTGATCGCGCTCGCCGTGTTCGCCATCGCCTCGCTGATCGGCGGCCTGGTCAGCGACCCGATGCTGCTGATCGTCACCCGCTTCATCAAGGGCCTCGCCGCCGCGTTCACCGCGCCGACCGGCCTATCGATCATCACCACGACCTTCGCCGAAGGAAAGGCGCGCAACAAGGCGCTGTCGGTCTACACCGTCTTCGGTGCGGGCGGCTACTCCATGGGCCTGCTGTTCGGCGGCCTGATGACCGGGATCGGCTGGCGCTGGACCTTCCTGCTGCCCGTCCCGATCGCGCTCGCGGCCCTGGTCTCGGCCTACCTCCTGATCCCGAAGGACGGACCTGCCGAAGAAGGTGGCCACGACCTGCTCGGCGCGTTGCTGTCCACCTCGGGCATGCTGCTGCTGGTCTACACCGTGGTCACCGCGCCGGAGGTCGGCTGGGGCTCGGCCCGGACGGTCATCTCCTTCCTCGCCGTGATCGCCCTGTTCGCCGCGTTCGTGATCACCGAGCAGCGGGTGAAGCACCCGCTGATCCGGCTGAGCATCCTGCGCAAGGTGAGTCTCGTGCGCGCCAGCCTGGCCGTCGTCGCGCTCGCCGGTTCCTACTTCAGCTGGCAGTTCATCGTCACCCTGTACCTGCAGGACACGCTGGCGTGGTCGCCGCTGAAGCTGGCCATGGCGCTGCTGCCGGTGGGTGTGCTGGTGGTCGCGTCCGCGTTCTTCTCCGACAAGCTGATCGACCGCTTCGGTACCGGCCCGATCATCGCGGTCACCCTGTCGGTGATGGCCATCGGCTACCTGCTGTTCCTGCGGATCGACACCGCGCCCGGCTACCTGACCATGCTGCTGCCCGCGATCTTGCTGATCGGCATCGGCTGGGTCGGTTTCCCGGCCATCAATGTGCAGGCCACCAGCGGAATCGACGACGACGAGCAGGGCCTGGCGGCCGGTGTTCTGCAGACCTCCATGCAGGTCGGCGCGGCCATCGTGCTCGCGGTGACCACCGCGATCGTCACCTCCGGTGTCCACCAGGGCAACTCGCCGCAGCAGATGCTCGACACCTACCGGCCCGGCCTGGAGTTCGCCGCGGGCATCACGATCGTCGGCGCGCTGGTCGCGCTCACGATCTTCCTGCCGCCGATGTTCCTGCCGCGCAAGCCGGTCGCCGAGGAACGTGACGAGGACACCAAGGAGCTCGAACCGGTCGGCTGATCCGGCCCGAAAACGCCGAACGGCGCCACTTTTCGCAGGTGGCGCCGTTCAGTGTTTCACGTGGATCAGGAAAAAGGCGGGGCCGCTTCGTCTTTCGCCGACCGGATGTAGGTCAGCGGACGGCCGTCGCGGCCCTCGGTGGGCCACTCGATACCCAGGCCGGAGTCGAAAGCATCCATGTCCCGGTCGAATTCGGGAGAGTACTCGAGCGAGCACAGGTAGGTCACCGTCGAGCGGTTCTCCAGGGAGAGGATGGCATGGCCGAGACCCTCGGACAGATACACCGAGCGGCGGTCGACGTCGTCGAGCAGCACGCTGTCCCAACGGCCGTAGGTGGGCGAGCCCGGTCGCAGGTCGACCACCACATCCAGGAACGCGCCACGCACGCAGGTCACGTACTTGGCCTGACCGGGCGGATCGTCGGTGTAGTGGATCCCGCGCAGCACTCCGGCCGCCGAGACCGAGGTGTTCACCTGGTGCAGGTCGAACGGGCGGCCGGTGGCCTTCTCGAACTCCGAGGCCTTGAACGACTCGCAGAACATGCCGCGGTCGTCGCCGAGCAGGCGCGGGGTCACCACCCACGCGCCGGGGATGGACAGTTCCCGAAAATCCATGCGCTACCAGTCTTTTCCGCGATCGATCAGGTCGAGCAGATAGCGGCCATAGCCCGAGCGCACCATCGGTTCGGCTAGTTTGCACAGCTGTTCGTCGGTGATCAGGCCGCGCCGCCACGCGACTTCCTCCGGCACGCCGATCTTGAGGCCCTGGCGTTCCTCGATGGTGCGCACGTAGTTGGCGGCATCGAGCAGCGAGTCGAAGGTGCCGGTGTCGAGCCAGGCGGTGCCGCGCGCCAGCACGTCGACGCTGAGCTTGTCCTGATCAAGATAGGCCCGATTGATGTCGGTGATCTCGTACTCCCCGCGCGCCGACGGCCGCAGCTCGCGGGCGATCTCCACCACGTCGTTGTCGTAGAAGTAGAGGCCGGGGATGGCGTAGTTCGAGCGCGGGACCTTCGGCTTCTCCTCGATCGAGACCGCGCGGCCCCGCGCGAACTCCACCACGCCGTAGGCGGTCGGGTCGCTGACCCAGTAGGCGAACACCGCGCCGCCGTCGATGTCGTGGAACCGCTCCAGGCTGGCGCCGAGGCCGGGGCCGTGGAAGATGTTGTCACCGAGCACCAGCGCGGCCGGTTCGGTGCCGATGTGGTCGGCGCCGAGGACGAACGCGCTGGCCAGACCGTCGGGGTTGGGCTGGACGACATAGCTGATCGAGATGCCGAACTGGCTGCCGTCACCGAGCAGCCGCGCGAACGCCGCGGCATCGTCCGGGGTGGTGATCACCAAGATGTCGTCGATGCCGGCCAGCATGAGGGTCGACAGCGGGTAGTAGACCATCGGCTTGTCGTAGACCGGAACGAGCTGCTTGCTCACTCCGCGCGTGATCGGGTGCAGCCGGGAGCCGGTGCCGCCCGCCAGGATGATTCCGCGCATGGGAGGAGTCTATGGGCGGCCGGGGCGGCGGGCGTGCCGGGTTGGCCTGGCCGGTCACTTCGGGGTGCCGGGCTCGGCACGATCTGATCACGGAGGTTTCGAAGGTTGGCGTGTCGGGCGATTACTGGTGCAGAGACGACGTTCATCTGATTGGGTGAGCGTCGATGTGTGAAACATCACTGTGTTAGATGTCAGCGTCGACATCCGATCCGGGGCTCCCGGGGTGGGGTCGACGCGCCAGCTGTGAGGTAGGTGCGCGATGGGAGCGACCAAGATCGCCGGAACCGGTGTGCTGAGCGGGATCGTGCCCGCTGCCCCGGTGACCAGCGTCGAGCGGCCTGATCAGGGGATCGTCGTCAACTCCGGGCAGATGAGCACATCGTCGCGGGTGTTGATGGGCGCCTGCCTCGGCGTCATCGGGCCGCTGCTGCGCACGGTCCCGATCAACCGGACGACCATTCCGATCGGTGCCGTCGCCGTGGACCTGCTCTCGCGGCTGCGGCCCGAACCGCACGGCATCGAGCGCGAGCAGATCCAGCTCGACGGTTTCCGGATGGAGATGGTGCGGCCCGCGGGTGGCTCACGGGCGCTGCGGCACGGCGCGGTGCTGTATCTGCACGGCGGTGGCTTCGCCGTCTGCGGCCTGCAGACCCATCGGGCGGTCGTCGCCGGGCTGGCCCGGCGCACCGGTCTGCCCGTCCTCAACGTGGAGTACCGGCAGCTGCCCGGTTCGATCAGCGCCTCGGTCGACGACTGTGTGCTCGCCTACCGGTGGCTGCTGCGCCACGGCGCCGACCCGGCCCGCATCGTGTTCGCCGGTGACTCGGCGGGTGGCTTCCTCACCTTCGCCTCGGCACTGCGCGCCCGCGAGATCGGTTTGCCGCTGCCCGCGGCGCTGATCGGGCTGTCGCCACTGCTCGACCTGGACTACCGGGCCAAGGAGAACTACGTCAACGTCCGTCGCGACGCCTACATCCCGCTTGCGGGGCTGGAAGCCGTCGTTCGTCTCGGCGCCGAGGCCGAGGGTCCGCTCGACCCGGCGTTGTCGCCGGTCAACGCCGACCTCACCGGACTGCCGCCGGTCCTGCTCATCGCCGCCGAAGACGAATTGCTGCGCTACGACTGCGAACTCATGGCGCATCGCCTCGCCGCGGCGGGCGTGCCGACCACGCTCGAACTGTGGCGCGGCCAGGTGCACGCTTTCATGAGCATTCTGCCGAGCATGCCGGAGAGCCGGTCGGCGCTCGGCCGGGTCTCGAAATTCGTTCGGGCGGCGCTGGAACCGGCGCAGCGGGCCCGCACCGCCTGAGGACGGCTCGGCCGGTCCGACCGAGTCGCTCGCAGACGTCGAACGGCCCCAGCTCGCAGTACTGCGAGCTGGGGCCGTTCGGGTTCAGTGTCCGGCGAGATTACTTGGCCGGCGGGGTGAAGGGCGCGTTGATGGTGGTGAAGTACTGAATCACGGCACCGATCGCGACCGGCGCGGTGATGAGGATCTGACCGGTGAGCGCGCCGAGCGAGCCCATGGCCAGGATGCCGCCGATGCAGCCCACCGCGGCGGCGGGGATGAACGGCCCGAACAGGCCGACGATGGTCGCCGAGGCGATGGTCGCGCCGGCGATGCCGCCCAGCACACAGCCGACAGCGCCGCCGCCGATGCCGCCGACCAGGGCGCCGATCCCGGCACCCATCGAAATGGTGGAGGTCATGCGGCTCCACGCGGCGGTCTCGCGCGCGTACTCGCTCTTGAACTCAGCCTGGTCCTCGAAGGGGAGGGCGACCGGCTTGTAGACGGCCTTGGCCGGGTCCAGCTCGGGGGTCAGGACGGCCTTGTTGCCCGAGATCTCCGCGGCGATCGGGAACTCGAACTCGTCGAGACGGAACGACAGCGGGGTCGCGGCGACGGTCGTGCCATTGGCGGCCTTGACCTTGAACGCGCCTTCCTCGACGACCAGTGAACCGGCGTCGGTGGTGATCACCGAGGTGCCGTTCACTTCCTCGGCGGTGAAGTTGATCGGGGCGGCCTCTACGACCGGGGCCGCGTTCACGGTGCCGGCGGCGACGCCCATGGCAGCGATCAGCAGCGCCGAAGTGGCGGCGAATTTCCTCATCAGCATTTTTGTTGAACCTCGATGTTGGAGCTTTTCGGAGGGGACTCGATGATCCAAATCCCCTGCAGCCAACGAGTGGTGAACCCGGCATGACCTTCCATTCAAATTCCGTTCACTGCTGATGCCCCGGGGTCTGTGCGGCGTCGGAAACCTGAGTACCGACCGGGCATTTTCTCAGGAAAGGAGACCCCTGGTTTTAACCTAGAGCGGGTTACTGTGATGGACATCACTTCTGGGGTGTTCGGGTGCTCGGTCATCGTTGCCTCGGCACCGGTTCGTCGTCAGCGGGCACGTATCGTTGACCTGGTGCGAGTGCTCGTAACCGGCGGGGCCGGGTTCATCGGTGCGAATTTCGTCCAGCAGACCGTGGCCACGCGCCCGGACGTGGGAGTGACCGTGCTCGACGCGCTCACCTACGCCGGTAATCGCGCCTCCCTCGACCCGGTCGCCGACCGAATCGAGTTCGTGCACGGCGACATCGCCGACCTCGACCTGGTCGACAATCTGGTCAGCGGCGTCGACGCCGTCGTGCATTTCGCGGCCGAATCGCACAACGACAACTCCCTGGCCGAACCGTGGCCGTTCGTGCAGACCAATATCGTCGGCACCTACTCGCTGCTCCAGGCGGTGCGCCGTCATGACGTGCGCTACCACCACGTCTCCACCGACGAGGTGTACGGCGACCTCACCCCCGACGATCCCGCCTTCACCGAAACCACCGCCTACAACCCGTCGAGCCCGTATTCGGCGACCAAGGCCGGTAGCGATCTGCTGGTGCGCGCCTGGGCCCGCTCGTTCGGTGTCCGCGCCACCCTGTCGAATTGCTCCAACAATTACGGCCCGTATCAGCACGTGGAGAAATTCATTCCGCGACAGATCACCAATTTGATCGACGGCGTGCGGCCGCGGCTGTACGGCGCCGGTCATCAGGTGCGCGACTGGATTCACGTCGACGACCACAATCGCGCGGTCTGGGACATTCTCGACCGCGGCCGAATCGGCCGGACCTACCTCATCGGCGCCGAGGGCGAACTCGACAATCTCAGCGTCGTCCAGCTGATTCTGCGGGCCTTCGACCGTGATCCCACCGATTTCGATCACGTGACGGATCGCCCCGGCCACGACCAGCGCTACGCCATCGACGCGAGCGTGCTGCGCGATGAGCTCGGCTGGTCACCGCGCTACGCCGATTTCCGCGCCGGGCTGGCCGACACCATCACCTGGTACCGCGAGAACGAGAACTGGTGGCGGCCCAAGAAGGCCGATACCGAACGCGCCTACGCGGCCGCGGGCGAACAGACGTTGTGACCGCGCACCGTCATCCGGGGGATCATCCCCAGATGACGGTGTAATACGTTGCGGCGGCGGCGATCAGCGCGAAGACCGAGGCGAAGGTGACGGTGATCGCCGTCCCGCGCGTCGGCGTCACACCGTCGGGATTCGTGAGCCGCAGAGGCACCCACCGCGCGACGACCGCGAGGCCGACGATGGCCAGCGGGACGAAGTACCGGCCCTGCACGCCGTCGATGATGTAGAAATCGACCGGCGTGAACGACATGTACAGCGTCACATAGATCATCGCCACGCTCGCCAGCACCGTGAGCGCCACGATCAGCGTGCGTCGGAAAGTGGCTGTCGCGGTGTTCATTCGATCGGCGATGCCGAAACTCACCGCGAAGGCGATCAGGCACGCCAGCATCGATACCGCCGGCACGTCCACATACGCGAAACCGAGTTCACCGAAGAACTGGGTGAACCAGCGGTGATCGCGCAGCGCGATGCTCTCGCCGAAGGTGTGCACGAAGCCCACCGGGTCACCGAGGATGCCCGCGAGCTGGTCGCCCGGACGCACCTGGCCCCACTGGTGCGGCGGGCGCATCAGGCTCATGCCGTCACCGGTCGGCGCGGCGATCTTGGTCCAGGCCAAGAACAGCGCGGCACCGGTCGCGGCGAAGGCCCAGGGCAGGAACTTGAGTTTTCCGGCGAGGCCGAGCCGGTCGGCCGGAACGACCACGACGAGCATCGCCAGCAGCACATAGGTCGGCTTGCTCAGGGGCAGCGCGATCGTCGCGGCCAGCAGCGCGGCGGTCTCCACCGGGCGCAGGCGATCACCGACGAACAGCGCCTTGAGCAGCAATGCCGACACCATGATGGCCAGGGCGTTGGTGAGCGTGTCCGCGGTGACGGTGCCCGCCTGGAACAGCGCGATCGGCAGCACCGCGACGGTGAACACCAGCCACTGGCTGCGCCGCTCGCGCAGCGCGTAGAGCGCGAACCCGACCACCGCCAGGTAGGCCACCAGGCCCGCCAGCCGGGTCAGCAGGTACATGCCGCCCACATTCAGGTCGAGCGCCTCACCGAGGCGGATGCCGACGGCAGCGGGCACGTACGGCACAGGAGAGTAGGCGGCGGTGTTGGTGAACCACATCTGCCGGGTCTCCGCGGAGATCTTCGCGGCGCCGAGCCGGTCGTAGGCGGCCGGGTCGGCAACCATCGCGAAGGGCTCTTCGGGGTTGTCGTTGTAGTCGTGGAACGCGTAGCTCATCAGCGCGTCGACGCTCACGGGGATCTGCCCGCCGTAGGCGACCCCGCGATCATCCTCGATCTCCTGCGGGAACACCCCGCCGTGGGCGACCTGGTAGGCGCGGCCGAACTGGGTGAGCTCGTCGTGGCCCCAGAACGGCGGGGTCAGCACGGCGAACAGCGCGCCGAAGACGGTGGCGACCACCGCGAACGCGACGGTCGCGGCACCGAATCGCCTGGTCAGCGACTGGATAGGAGCGAGCGCCCGATCCTTGGCCGAGGGTGCGGGAGCAGCGGGCTTGCTGAGCTCGACGGTGGCGTCCGGCTCGGTCGAGGTGGTCACCGATGGTCTCCGGTCGCGAGGTCGGCGTTCACCCCGGCGGCCGAGTAGCGCAGGTAGACCAGTCGCGCCGTCTCGTGCCGGGACCGGCGGATGCCGTCGAGGATGAGTCCGGCGGTCCAGGCGAGGCTGCCCAGCAGCATCAGTGTGAACGCGAAGAACAGCGTCGGGAACCGCGCCACCTCGTGGGTGTTGTAGAACTCGATCACGATCGGGACGGTGAGCACGAGCGAGACCAGCCAGGCCAGCGTGCCGAACAGGCCGTAGAACGCCACCGGCCGCTCGTGCCGGGCCAGGCCGAGGATCAGCGCCAAGATCTTGGTGCCGTCGCGATAGGTGCGCAGCTTGGACTCGCTGCCGGCCGGGCGGTCGCGGAAACCCACCTGCACGGCGGTCTGCGGTACCCGCAGGTGCAGCGAGTGGACCGTCAGCTCGGTCTCGATCTCGAACTCGCGCGAGACCGCGGGGAAGCTCTTGACGAATCGGCGCGAGAACACCCGGAAGCCGCTCAGCATGTCCTCGACGTTCTCGCCGAACACCTTGCCGACCACGCCGTTGAGTACCTTGTTGCCGGTCTCGTGGCCGGAGCGGTAGGCGCTGGCGTCGGTGTCGTCCTGCTTGCGCACGCCGAGCACGTGATCGTAAGGGCCGTCGAGCAGCGTCTTGATCATCAGCGGGGCCGCCGAGGCCTCGTAGGTGTCGTCGCCGTCGATCATCAGGTAGACGTCGGCCTCGATGTCGGCGAAGGCGCGGCGGACCACATTGCCCTTGCCCTTGGTGTGCTCGTAGCGCACGATCGCCCCGGCTTCGCGAGCGCGGTCGGCGGTGCGGTCGGTGCTGCGGTTGTCGTAGACGTAGACGACGATCCCCGGCACGGCGGCCTTGAGGTCGGCGACGACCTTGGCGACCGCGGCCTCTTCGTTGTGGCAGGGGACCACGGCGGCAATGCGAAGCTCGGTGGAGTCCACCCGGGTCAATCCTCGAATGTAGGCATCAATGGGTCACCGGGAGGGTACACAGCGTGTGTCCTGTTCGCGCACCCGGTTCCGCGAGCTTAACGCGGGGGCGGAAGCGCTCTCGGTGTACGGTCGGCCCGTGTCCCAGCCTGATCCGCCCGCCTCCGCCCCGATCGCCCTCACGTCGAAGGTGATGACGGCCCTGCGGCAGGGTGCGGCGTTCCTCGTCGTCGGGGCGATCGGGTTCCTCGTCGACGCGGGTACCTACAACCTGCTGGTGTTCTGGGACGGCGGATTCTCCTTCGGGGAAGGTGTGCTCTATCACGCGCCACTGCCTGCCAAGATCATCGCGATCGCGGTGGCGACGGTGGTCACCTACTTCGGCAACAAGTGGTGGACCTTCGCGCACAAGAAGACCGACAATCCGGGGCGCGAATACCTTCTGTACTTTCTGTTCAACATCGTCGCGATCGGACTGCAGCTCGGCTGCCTCGGCTTTTCCCGCTATGTGCTCGATCTGTCGTCACCGCTGTCGGACAACATTTCCGGCACCTTGATCGGTCAGATCGTCGCGGTGGTATTCCGGTATTGGGCCTATGACAAATTCGTCTTCACCGGTTCCTCGGTTACCGAGGAGCAACACGCGCGGGGTGCGGCAACGCCTCACTGACAGCGCGACGGCGCCGCGCGATTGATATCCTCACCCCCGCCCGCGGCGACGCCCCCTTTCTTTACGTGACTGCCTGCGTCGGCGCAGTCGATACCGAGAATTTCGAGGACTTCATGGAGCAGTCGGCTACCCAAGCCGTGACCGAATCGAACGATCGGCGCGAGGCCGCGCCCGCATCGCTTCGAGCCGAGCACTCAGCGCCCGAACGGCTCGTGCTGGCCAGGGGCATCTTCACCGGGCCGTCGGCGCGGGTGAGCGACGAGCTGTACGCCGTCGTCAAGGGGGGCGCCGCGATTCGCGAGCGGCTGGCGCTGCATCTGCCCAAGGGCGCCTCCGCGCACACCAACACCTACTTCGGTCGCTTCGCCGCCAGCTACTGGCAGCGCTGGACCACCGTCACCGAGGTGAGTGTGAGCGCTCAGCTCACCGTCGGCAACAAGGCCAACGTGCGCCTCGTCGCCTCCGACATCGCGGGCCACCGG
Proteins encoded in this window:
- a CDS encoding alpha/beta hydrolase encodes the protein MGATKIAGTGVLSGIVPAAPVTSVERPDQGIVVNSGQMSTSSRVLMGACLGVIGPLLRTVPINRTTIPIGAVAVDLLSRLRPEPHGIEREQIQLDGFRMEMVRPAGGSRALRHGAVLYLHGGGFAVCGLQTHRAVVAGLARRTGLPVLNVEYRQLPGSISASVDDCVLAYRWLLRHGADPARIVFAGDSAGGFLTFASALRAREIGLPLPAALIGLSPLLDLDYRAKENYVNVRRDAYIPLAGLEAVVRLGAEAEGPLDPALSPVNADLTGLPPVLLIAAEDELLRYDCELMAHRLAAAGVPTTLELWRGQVHAFMSILPSMPESRSALGRVSKFVRAALEPAQRARTA
- the rfbB gene encoding dTDP-glucose 4,6-dehydratase; its protein translation is MRVLVTGGAGFIGANFVQQTVATRPDVGVTVLDALTYAGNRASLDPVADRIEFVHGDIADLDLVDNLVSGVDAVVHFAAESHNDNSLAEPWPFVQTNIVGTYSLLQAVRRHDVRYHHVSTDEVYGDLTPDDPAFTETTAYNPSSPYSATKAGSDLLVRAWARSFGVRATLSNCSNNYGPYQHVEKFIPRQITNLIDGVRPRLYGAGHQVRDWIHVDDHNRAVWDILDRGRIGRTYLIGAEGELDNLSVVQLILRAFDRDPTDFDHVTDRPGHDQRYAIDASVLRDELGWSPRYADFRAGLADTITWYRENENWWRPKKADTERAYAAAGEQTL
- a CDS encoding DUF2142 domain-containing protein, coding for MTTSTEPDATVELSKPAAPAPSAKDRALAPIQSLTRRFGAATVAFAVVATVFGALFAVLTPPFWGHDELTQFGRAYQVAHGGVFPQEIEDDRGVAYGGQIPVSVDALMSYAFHDYNDNPEEPFAMVADPAAYDRLGAAKISAETRQMWFTNTAAYSPVPYVPAAVGIRLGEALDLNVGGMYLLTRLAGLVAYLAVVGFALYALRERRSQWLVFTVAVLPIALFQAGTVTADTLTNALAIMVSALLLKALFVGDRLRPVETAALLAATIALPLSKPTYVLLAMLVVVVPADRLGLAGKLKFLPWAFAATGAALFLAWTKIAAPTGDGMSLMRPPHQWGQVRPGDQLAGILGDPVGFVHTFGESIALRDHRWFTQFFGELGFAYVDVPAVSMLACLIAFAVSFGIADRMNTATATFRRTLIVALTVLASVAMIYVTLYMSFTPVDFYIIDGVQGRYFVPLAIVGLAVVARWVPLRLTNPDGVTPTRGTAITVTFASVFALIAAAATYYTVIWG
- a CDS encoding glycosyltransferase; translation: MDSTELRIAAVVPCHNEEAAVAKVVADLKAAVPGIVVYVYDNRSTDRTADRAREAGAIVRYEHTKGKGNVVRRAFADIEADVYLMIDGDDTYEASAAPLMIKTLLDGPYDHVLGVRKQDDTDASAYRSGHETGNKVLNGVVGKVFGENVEDMLSGFRVFSRRFVKSFPAVSREFEIETELTVHSLHLRVPQTAVQVGFRDRPAGSESKLRTYRDGTKILALILGLARHERPVAFYGLFGTLAWLVSLVLTVPIVIEFYNTHEVARFPTLFFAFTLMLLGSLAWTAGLILDGIRRSRHETARLVYLRYSAAGVNADLATGDHR
- a CDS encoding GtrA family protein, with the protein product MSQPDPPASAPIALTSKVMTALRQGAAFLVVGAIGFLVDAGTYNLLVFWDGGFSFGEGVLYHAPLPAKIIAIAVATVVTYFGNKWWTFAHKKTDNPGREYLLYFLFNIVAIGLQLGCLGFSRYVLDLSSPLSDNISGTLIGQIVAVVFRYWAYDKFVFTGSSVTEEQHARGAATPH